CACAGCCCGGTAGCACTAATGATGAACTCATCCGAtgcttcccttttcctcctggaGCACATGCCTCTGACACATTGCTCAGTTTCACAGGTTCCAGGGGGGATTTACCCCTGCCAGAGCTTGGCTCCACTGCTCCtacagcagctgccctggggctgccctggggcaaGTGAGCCCAACTCCTGTTCTGGGAATCCAAACGGTAAGGGATGGACAATCCTTGGGCTGCAACAGCACCAGCAGGTCAAGGCaggggattctgtccctctgctctgctccagtgagaccccacctggagcactgcttccagccctggggtccccAAGGTAAAATGAATGTGGAACTATTGGAGcagatccagaggagggccatgaagTTGGTGAAGAggactggagcagctccctATGAAGACAGGAGGGGAGAGTTGGGGtttttcagtctggagaagaggctGTGTGCAAATCTCAGAGCAGCCTTCCAGGATCTGAAGGGGAGactccagggaagctggagagggataCTTTGCCAGGAgctgtagtgataggacaaggagtaatggctCCAAACACAGAAGGGGAGATTAACTTAGGTATTAGGAACAAATTATTtgctgtgagagtggtgagacaTTGGATcagcctccccagggaggttttggctgccccatccctggaagtgttcaagaccagattggatggggctctgaggtgTCCCCCCTGCCCAAGGCAAAGGGTAATCATTAATGTCCCTTTCAATACAGGCCATGCTGATTTTATGATTAATCCCACTGAGGACAATTTACCTAAACTAGCCTGTATGAAATGCAGAATCTTTAGCAACATTAGCAGAACTCTGAACCTAACAGTACAACCGCGACACTATTACCATTCCTCAACAAGAGATATGGTGTACGCCTCTTCTTCCATCCTCAGGAAAACACCTTCGTCTCCAGCGAGCTCCAGCAAGCTCCCAAAGCcgcaggagcagctggcagctccgAAATCCTTCGGTtcccgggccgggagcggcggccccGCAGGCGGCGCTGCTCGGCCCGCGGAGCTGCGGCGCTGCCGGCGCCGGGCGCCCCCTCGCGGCCCCGCTCCGCATCTGCACACAGCGATCGGCAGGGCAGCGAGGAGCGGCAGCGACCCGCGCGGCTCCCAGGGAGGACACTCACCCcgacagcagcaccaggagagcagtgtcccgggctgctcccagggaggaCACTCACCCCGACAGCAGCACCTCGAGGAGAGAGAGCAGTGTCCCGCGCTGCTCCCAGGGAGGACACTCACCCAGACAGCAGCACCTCGACGAGAGCAGTGTCCCGCGCTGCTCCCAGGGAGAATGGACTCACCCAGACAGCAGCACTTGGGAGTGCTTGCAATGCTGCACCAGCCTCTCTTGCAATGCTGAACCGGCCAAATGCAACAGGTCTGCATTTGGCTTTGCAATTTGCCAGGGGAATCCCGTTTTTCTGTGAAATCCAGGTCCCGCTAGTCATGATCTAGGATGTAGCTACTACACTGCACAATAATGACATGGCTTGGATGAAATTTACTCAACTTCTCAAGGTGATGAAAGTCAAGTAATGCACCCACACTTAGAAGCAAGTTCCAACAACTCAGAGTAACtcaatttataattttttcctagaaaaggagaattttttcttctatatatGTTCATGTGTTTCATGTATGTTTTCTATATATGTTTCATATGTTTTCTAtgtttcttcagcagaaaaattacttcaggtTAAAGCTATGAGAAATCTGGAGACACAACACTGGCAACAATGACTGTGCAATAGCTCCTGCTCTTAGGGTTTAGTAAAGACACAACATTTGAGAGCAGCTAAAACTGCTGTCCAGATTTATCTTAAATTACTTACAAACGATGGCAAGTTACAGCCAGGTGCTGGCTGAGGTCTGCTTAAGCTCTCTGCACAAGCAACAGCTCCTCATGACCTGTGATGAATTAATCAATCTCTCCAATTTTGCTTTAACCCCTCACCTCCTTCATAACCTCTTCTgcaatttctgtatttctacatctttctgctgtcactgctttCTCCCCCAGTTCTTCTGCAAGACATCAGAGGCACAGCCCCACATGAatgaataaaatgcatttgcagTGAACGAACAGGGCACTTCACTAACCTGAGGCTCTCAGgtaataaaaaaccaaaccagtttAAGCCCAGACACCAACATCCAGCTGGTGTAGCACTGCAACAAGCACGACCCAGATTTGATACTGCAGGACAGCAATATGGAAACCACAGCCACATGCCTGCTCCACCTGGAAAATGTCCTGTTCACATGCAGCTTCCTAAAACAAGCAGAAGCTTCTAACACACCAACCACTTAGAGACAACACAAACTCAGGTAACgaaaatttattctttcagttAGTCACAGCCAGCTCTTATGCGACCAGGGCAGAAGCTGTCGATGATTCActaaaaagagagaagagaaaagagagaaatattaATTGCAGAGGCAGTTTTTCAAATGAGTTATCAAAAACAACGCTTCAGTTAAAAGCTTTAACTATCAGTTAACTACTACCAGCAGCTAAATCACTACTTAAAAATTTCTATGGCCTAAGACTTCACTCTTCCTTTTACAATAAAAATCCTAGGGTGACAGCACAAACCCATATATTTTAAGACAGGGCTAGCCGCACTTGAGTCTCCTTGGAGAAACAAGGCTAATCCTAGTATCTGTGGGAATTCTATGGTGGTTACCTCTCATGGAGAAAAGCTACAAGCTACTTTCCTTTTTGTCACCGCTACTAAGCTCACTAAGCTTTAACAGTGACATGaactataaaatataaaagtacCTGAGAACCGAGACCGCAATTCGAAGTGTTATAAAAATCACCTGGTAGAGACTTCATTTGTTGGGACCATGATTTTTATCCAAGAGTTACAACACTCATTTAACCCAGGTGTAAGTTTCATAGATTTTTTCAGTTGATAATTTAGGAAAATACTTGTTCTCTGCTGCCTGGTGTGTGATACACACCTATCACAATGCACTCCTCACCCTCTGAGTAACAGCCCAGCACAGTTTACAAGACCCTGCAATCTTCAGTGCCCAGCGGAACGCAGGAGAAGACTTACTATTTCCAGTTGGGTGGCAGCACTCTCTTGGTTTTGTAGTAGCGAGCCAGCCTATGGATCCTGCTCTCGATCAGAATCAGGCGGAACTTGGCATCTTTGTCCTAGGAAACAAAGTCACATCACAACCCCAACATTACAACTACTTGGACTGCTCAATACAGCATTCAGATGAgtttcaggaaaacaaataatcCACAGCTACTGCTAAAAACTTCACATTTCCGTTACCAAAGCTTCAGTAAGTCAGAGCAGGACCAGAAACACATGGTTcaaacactgcttttaaaatcccTTTCAAAGACCATTCTCCTTGATCAAAATGCCTCCCCAGCCTCAGCTTACTCAAAGTGGGGCTAACATCACACGAGGAGTCTTTGCTTTGTCAAGCTGTACATGAACTACTGTGCAATTTAAAATCACAGACACTGAGTTATCCAGTTGAAGGAGCACTCACCTTTCTGTTCCTCTCAAGATGCTTGCGAACAGCAACTGCTTTCTTGATCAGGTGATAAAGATCCTCTGGGAGGTCTGGGGCCAGTCCCTTCGATTTGAGGATTCTCAGAATCTTGTTGCCAGTAACAAAGCGAACCTGGGCGACACCGTGGGAATCCCTCAGGATCACACCTGAAACAAACACGTACATCTTACACTGAAGAGAAGAAACATACACCAACAATCGCGTGCAACTGACCTTACAGTACAAGCTACCCAAAAAAATACCCTCTCCAAGTTAAAAACCCTTCTAGTAGCAACTGAAGAAATGGCAAACAATGAGTGAGCAAAACACAACTTAGAGAAGCTGAAACACTTTATCTGGGAACACTTAAAAGACAACTGACTCTCCCATCGTGCTTAGGCAGGTAACACATGAGGTGCTCATCTTTGCCAATACTACTGGAAAATTTTCAACAGGACTCACGAAAGCAACATATTTAATCATTCTATGGATCCCTCTAGAAGGAATTAATACTGCTTTCAGGATTACAATAATGAAAAACATTCATTTACACAGCACCTACTTACACTGCATACAGAGAGCTCATGGCCTGTGTCATGCAAACAGCTGAGCTCTGGAAGGGTTCACACCCCAGAACCAGCccatggtgcagctgcagtgcccgGCTCAGTAAACCCCACAGGGCTCCTGGTACTGGAAAATTTCCACCAGGAAACTGGGCACACCAAACTTCCCTATTATACCTCTTAGTGGCCAAACAGATGCTTCAAGTCttccacttggaaaaaaaaaaacaagccaccACCTCCCCAAATATACTTCCTGCAAGAACAACACACACAATGTCCCAGTGCTGGGCCTGCTGATCCCTGTGGCAGGGTATTATCCCAGGACTCTCAGGGGTATCCACAGTGAACACAGCTACACCAGAAATGCTGTGCTCTCTCAGCAGCTTATTTACTATAGGTTGAAGGAACAATGACAATGTTACAGTCAGAAGAATGTGGGTTTGTCCCCAGTCAGGAGTGGTTTATAATCCTTACCGATCTGGGAGGGAGTCAGGCCTTTTTTAGCCAACTTGTAGATCTGTTCCTTTACATCATCAGAAGTAAGTTTCAGCCActaaagaaaattagaaaaaaatcagccagaCTGTTTAACAACTGCTTAATACAGAAGCAAGCTGCAGGAAAACTTTTAATAAATGGTAGAAAGAGATGCTTTGTAATGCTTGGAAGAACAATGAAGAACTGCACTTTTAATGACACAGAAATTTTTAGCCCGTAATAAACCTATAGTGCCAGTGAAATGTCATGAGGGAAGGCAGAGCTAAAGGTGagtctccattaaaaaaactccagaaaGCCTCTAACCAACTGCTTTATCACCATTTCACTTTAACTGCCACACCAGAAGCACAAATCTAACgttacagacaaaaaaaccactgtccttgggaaggaattcttcacCTAGGTCCTCTGACAAATACAAAACTGAGACCCATTTAGCCACCTCTCAGTAAAGTACCTACAGAGAGAAGTGAAGAATCAGACTTAAACTACactaattaattaaaaaattaaatgaaccTACCAAGATAGGACCGTGCCTTTGCTACTGATTTTATGTTTAACAGTACAGATTCCATGCTTATCAATGAGATAAGCATGCTTCCATGATTACCAACGAGAAAACAACTTATGTTATCCTGACTTGCCACAAGCTACAGAagctcctgattttttttttactttttagtaCTGTCACAgtacaaaacagaaaagcacagaaaaaataaacacgGAAATGCCCTAAAAATCACCATTTAGGACAGAACCTAAATAAAActaagcaaaaaaatccccacaggatttttaaaaactaatgtAGCATTTGTTCATCCTAATTGTTACTGAACTGTTTAACCATCAGTGGGACTTCAAGCAGCTTCATTTTACCTTACTTCaatttgtatatatttaaattacagattttgtatttatgttctcatttcactttttttttactccacGCTTTTCCACATGCACCACAAACTGTTCTTTCTGCCAACAAAGATATCCTCCAAGAAATGATCTTGcaaagaaagacagagaaagccTTTTAAATTGGAAGTACCCTTGAAAGAACTAAGAGCACACCAGAACTACCTCTTTTAGTCTCTGACCAACAAATTGGTTGTAAGTATTTTTCAAGGCAATCGATTTATTCCACAACTGCAAACTCGAGTGTGAAAACAATGATCTAATCTCCAGGAATTACCAGCCTACACACTCGAAGTATCTGAAGAAATACTTAAATAGAACACGAAAAGAGACTTCTTTGCCAAAGGAACCATCTGGCTAGGAAAAGACACTTGCTTCCTCGGTATACTAAGGATCATCTGAGAACCAGGAATTTTCAGGGTTGAGGGACTTCTGGAGATCATCTAATCAACCCTTTCCCGGCGTAGGGTCTCCTAGAGCACATTACAGAGGAGCGCAtgcaggtgggttttgaatgCTTCCACAGAGGGAGTCCTCTCCAGCAAGCCTGCTCCATCACATGCCAAGGAAGCGTTTACACAGGCCACAATTTGAAAGGGATGACGCAAAACACTACAGATCTCGTTTTCTTTCCCTCCGCGGCGCTCGGAGCTGCGCTGTGGGTCCCGGAGCGCGGAAGGCTCTGGGGAAGGTACTCACCGTGGGCACGCTGCGCCTGTATGGCAAGGCCGACTGGGACAGGCCctttctgcgggaagaagcaCATCAGACACTCAGCGCCCGAGCGGAGGGACTCGGCCCCTGGGCCGCGGCCCGAGCCTTCTCCACCCCGCCGCCATGTCCCCGCGGCCGCCCGCCTCCCTCGCCATCCCCGCACGTGCCGGAGCACTCCCGCAGCATCCTTCCCGCGCCCGGCCCGGTTCGCGGcgccccccccggcccccctgagcagccccggggcgctgccgggcgcggccccggcccggcgcggcggctCACCCCGGAGCGTGCATGCGGCCCATGATggcggcggagcggagcgggcaGAAGGAGCGGCCTCCCCAGCGCGCTTCCGCAGGAAgagccggccccgccccggccccgccccctgcCCGCGGCAGCCAATCAACGgcgcccgcgccgcgccgcgcgcGCCCCCTCAGCCGTCCCGCCcagagccccctccccgccccccccaccccaacaCAGAGCCGGGCACGCGCTGGGCTTTATTCCAGAATAGTGTTTAATGTACGTACAGGAGAGTTACGGAGTCACAGCGAACGCGCCCGACGCGGGGCCGTGTTGTACATCTTTATTATCGTTTAATGGAAGTATTTGGTTCTCAGAGATACACAGACGGAGGGAGGCGCCCTGCTCTCGCTGCCCTCCGGCCCCCCCCGGCGCGCTGCGCCCTCAGGGAGCGCCCGGCCAGGGGGATGCGGCgggcccggggcagccccggcctTAAGGCGGGTGACGGGGGGTTCTACACAACCCTACAGTtgtaaaaatagagaaaagagCGTTTACCAAAGATCGCACATGCGTCCAGAGACAGGCAGCTGTCGTACAAAGGCAGTAATAAAAAGTTCAGTGCAAAGTTGGAGGTTAGTAGAGGAAGAGGTCCTAGCGCAAGCTGCTGCTCTCGGATACCAACACAAGGTCTGGAGGGACAATTAACACGTCTGGCTGCAGGTCACACggtgcataaaatattttttttttcttttcattaaacaAGGTATAAAAAGCTGTTAAAACTACATTTTCAAGCTACTTAGCATACTGGTATATTCCATCCCAATCAAATATTTCCCTCTTTCACATCCATCTTGGTTTTTCTACGTAGCATGGTAAAATTCTTATTGCAACAGTCAGTTTTTTCATAATTGAGAATAGTGCAAAGAGGTGCAAACTTGGTGCTGGTCCTCTACACGTGAGGAGAGGCCAAGGCCAGATCCCACAGACAACATAAAATCCATGACCATAAAAAGCTCCAGCCAGTGACgattttgaaaaggaagagaaaggcaCAAAATGAGTTAAGCTATGAAGAAGATTAAATCAGAAGTCAGGACATGTGCTAACAATAATACAGTACTAtacttctctttgttttcagtcCAGACAACTGTTAAAACTGCAAGTAACTTTTAAATGATTTTAGTTTAATTGTATTTTGTGCTGTAAGACACTGTGCTTTAATAGCAAACTGCAAAAAAGGCAGTCCatattgctttcattttatttcacaatGGAACGTTTCACAAAAACAGTAGTCTACTTTCCTGTGTTTAAGTGACTTGTGATTCTAATGATGGAATGGAGTAAGTCTCAAAAGCATCAAGTGAGCAGGAAATACATCTAGTTAGTTATATAGTTTATTATTTACAGGCTATAtactaaatgaaaaatatgcagaGGATGCCTACTACGACTGGGATTTGTTAGCGCCCATTAGTATTGGCCCAGTTTCTAACATTCAAGGTATTATTAGCTTTTTAATTGCAATAACTCCTATGAAATTGGACCGTGAATCATTTAGGCACCAGGAGATTCAAGTTTACTTCTCTCTTCTTTGTTGAAGGGAGATTGGTCAGtagcaggggaaggaaaattGGATTATAAAATGGGTTTTTAGTGTTGGGTAGATAGAAGCTTTCCCTGTATTGTCTCCTTATTCATAGTTGCATATTCACTTTAGAAGTTTGCTTCACGATTTTGTACTAAAGAACTGTGCAACTTTAGAGCTTTGCTTACACAGAACACGAACATCCTAAATCCCAAATAAGGTGAACAAAAAGGTGACACCTGTAGTGCAGAAAGGCCTAATTAAGTATCCAGTGGTATTAACGGGAGATAGTGACATTTGCACTCCTCTGTCACAATGTATTCAAATCTAATGTTCCTTGGAATGAAGTAGTTTAGTGGGAGTACTTCTTACTGGGAGTGAAAAACAGTATTGCTGTGAactgctaaaggaaaaaaaagcccagccaAATTCCTCTCTCAAAGCTGTTAATATGAACTAATTTCTGGCCTGCAATTCAGCCAGCAGTGGTGCTTTTCAATTAGAGGCCACCCTTTCCCTGGAAGCACAGATGCAAATGCCACTTTGGATTAGTGTTTGAATCTGTTCCACACTTAATCACTGCAGTATTGAAAAGTTCTAGAAATtacaacaaaaacccccactgAGAGGCTGGGTACATTTCCTACAGTACCACATTCAGCCAGTCTTCATTCAATTTTTGGAGACCATGGGTAGAAGATGGAgtagaaaaaaaccttcaatTTAAGTTGAACAAACTGTGAAGATCAGTATAAGTGATGCTATCTGTAAATAACACATCCTGGGAAAGGGCTTCCAGTAGGACCTGCAAGGTATCAAATATGAGAATGTTCCCCCTGTATAAGGAGCTCAAAGTTAATACgtatacatatttaaataccAGAAATGAGGTAAAAGAGAAGCATTGAATTATAAGGCACCATTATTTACAACTTCCACTATTGGCACTCACTCCAATAAGTCTCAGAGAAGCATGAATCtggaattaaatgtttttaaggaATTCTTCCAGCCCTTCAACCTTCATTTCTACAGGTGTGTGTGCAGACACCAAAAGTTTACCTGTCGctgtttctgtgatttctcGTTAGTAGTGTGAATGTAATCCTAAAATAAGCAATTTCTTTGATGTTCTCCAGCATCGTGTCATAGATGACACAACAGAGacaacaaattaaaagcaaaaatgcacTGCATCCACAGGCCTAATGATTGAGTTATGGTTCAACCAACCAGCATGGTCAAACTGCTCATCCCACTTCCACGATGGTTTAAAAACCCCTTCCTTTACCCACAACTCTTAAATGCTTACAAACGATGCTTGGATAACATCACATGGGTATAAACCAGGTTTTCTTGCAATCCTCCAAATTAGGCTACCTGAACATTGGTCCGACATATCTGTTGAAATGGAGAGTCTCTTGTTTTTAGATGTACAGGTTATCTTCAAGTAGGAAGATGCACAAAGCACAAGTGAATACAACTGTTCTGGTCTCACTGAGTTCACAGGTAGGGTACAGCAGTCAGTCGATACCAGTTAACAGTCTCCTTGCTCAAGTTGAAGTCCTTCAGGGGGAGTGTAATTCCACCCAGGAAGAAGTTCTCACGTAACGATTCTGCACTGAGCACGCTTAACTGAAGCTCCCTCTGTTTCAGAGTCTCCATGCTGTATCCGCTGTACACGAGCTGGGAGGTGAGAAGTCAAGAATTTTCTGGTTAGCCAAAAGAAATTACCCAGACTGCCCTTTCTTCTGCCTGCCCAGCCACTGATAGATGTCTGAACTACACACTGTGACCACTCAGCACGTTCCTTTCTCAGACAATGGGCTGAAGGACATGTTCTATATTGTGCTCCAAATGTTAAGCGTTTAAAATGACTGAAGTACTATTTACACACCAAGACTTCTGAATTCATTTTtctccagggcagggggagTTTTAGTTTAAGATCCCTTACCTTCTCCACATCACTCCTCAGAGTCAGTCTGAGAAACTTCTGCTTCCTTGTAATAGCACACTGACCCACTAAGATGCTTTATACTTATGCTCTTAAGATGCTTTATATTTAATCAGGGAACAAAGTTTTTGGAAACAGTTCCTTTTCCATTTATATatattcacatatttttttacACTATTTTTAGTCTAAAGGAGTAATATCTTAATTACTGCTAAGAAGAAGAGATTATAGTAAGCTACAGGGAGTTATCATATAATTTTAAACTTGCCATTTCATTGAAAGTTGGGTTTCTTGTCTTCCGGGAGATTTTGGTTTTGCGTTTGGATGTTTTGTGCGTGTCTGGAAGTAAATAGGTTTTCACATAGGGATTTGGATCTGCACCATCTTCTGTAACCTACAGCCAAAGAAACAAGACAAGTTAGAAAACTAATTAGTGTATAactgcatatttattttttcaagtgtgTAGACTTCAGTATCAAGCTAATCACAAGCAGCAGTTAATTAAGCAggaaaatttagaagaaaagagagagttTCACCATTCCTGCATCAATCTAAGTCAGGATGGTAACTGAGAAAATGGAAAGTTTCTGGCAGCGAGTGCAGTATCTCCACTTACCAGGTCTTTGATGTGCATCACCATGACAAATAGAGTGCTATTTCTATAGGATATGGATAGCTTCACCTCTCCTCCCACTTTGCCTGAGGTAGGACTTGATGGACTTGTatctgaaataataattatttcttctgtaatACTGGTACATTTTCATCCCTACTACACTGACTTATCACATGTGGGAAAAAATACAAGCCTTAGTTGAgttcctgattttatttctagCTCTCTAACAGGGGAAAGACTATAGGCTTTAAAGGTTTTTGCATTCTCTTGCAAGAACCAGCTTGGAGGTTTGGAATGAAAACCTGAATAATTCAGTCAAGTCATAAACAAGCCCAAGTGATAACACACATTATTGAAATTTTTCATATATATGTCCTTGAAATTGTATGTAGGCACATTTGGAAAGACAGTGATGCAGTTTTCAATGAGAGAAAACTACagttaagtaaaaaaaaaaattcaaagattCACGCTGTAAATGTGTCAAACTATATCATTCAATTTATAAATATCCCTTACCTGCAGGTCTGGCTATTCCATCTATTCCTTCCACTTTGTCATCACGAAGTAATGGATggaaaaaagtataaacaagATCACACTAAATTTGGAAGAAATGTTACATGTTAGTTTAAGTGTTAAAAAGCACCAAAACTTGAAAGCTTGCATTTGATTTAAATTATGTGTACTCACTTCTGCCACCTCTGGAGAACTGTTCATCAGGCTCTGTATGTAGCTGTTGAGCTCCACTTTTCTTTTGGCTGCTACATCTTTGATATGTGTTCTTCCCAGAACCATCTTATTAGGAAAGCTACATGAGAAGAACAACACAGAGTTTTCAGTTCATTTATCAGAAGTACATACAGTAGGATTCCATTGTCATTTCTGTCCTGAAGTGCTGACAcctgttggattttttttttggttttgtggtttgttttttttgtttttgtttggtttttttgggggttttgggtttgtttttttttttgtgtgttgttgttggttttttttgattttttttttactaatccAGAGTGGAAACACAACATGCCAATAGGTTATGACACTCCAGAAAGGCAAGGAAATATTTATAGGCCATTATTGTATGTGATATGACACACAGACCACAACACTGAGATGCTCCTCTGGATCTCCTCCTTGAAACTCAGAGACAACTGCTTTCTCACTTAATTGCCAACTTTCTTtgaggtcttttttttttttttcttttgagttatttttttttttcttttgaggggGTAGTTTGCCCCTCAGTAGTTTTGTCTCCATTTCAAGCTATTTCTTCCTccacccagctgggagcagatttGTTGCTTTGGTAATAGTGATGAGCGAGTTAGGAACATACCCCGGTAACTtccaaagaggaaagagaatgCCAAGTTTATTGTGGAGCTCCTGGAACTCATCAAATGTTCGGAAGACAAATGTTGGCTCAACTTGCCCTTCTCTCAAAACTCTCACTACATAGATCTgcccaaaacacaaaaatacaagTAGTTGATACAAAAACATTATAAAATGACTTAACAATATAGTTTTCTTCACAATCTACTCTTTCTCCTACAGTAATCCCTCTCCTGAATACATATCCTTTATTATATCCCTTATTCCAACATTGGCATTTCATAGTACAGTTAGAATTATAAGTAGCTCTTAATGGGAAGTAACATCACATGGCCTTCCCACAAGGTAGAGTCACAGCTGACAGATGAAGGAGGATGATGATGAAGGTAGGTACTCATTGGAAATCCATACCAGGTATACAAAATGTTAACACTGGTGCACGATTACACTGAGACATGCATCTGTGGGGCCAGAACTATCACAGAACCTTTCaggtatatttttttcaatttaattccCTCCTGATTCTAAAGGATACTACTTTTAAAGTGATAATTTGGTGGGAGGATGCAAGTGCACTGCATTAtacaaaaacaatttttcaaagtattgTGAGTACAGTCACAGGGTACATTCACATTATTCAAGGGAAATAAAGTTTGAGAGCTTCACAGAAAATTAAGTTCAGTGTCCTCATTTTACAGGTAGAGGCGTTAAACTTCTataatttaactttaaaaatctaGACAGAATATAGACCATCCTAACAGTTTCCTGGAAGAGGTGAGGCTGTTTTGGCTTAGACCAGGATACtcaaatacatttattattcAGTGATTCAGAACAAAGCTCTTCACTTCTAGCATTAGTCAGATTTGTTCTACTTTCCCTTGCTGGTGTCTTACCAGATTAAGACATTTA
This region of Motacilla alba alba isolate MOTALB_02 chromosome 5, Motacilla_alba_V1.0_pri, whole genome shotgun sequence genomic DNA includes:
- the RPS13 gene encoding 40S ribosomal protein S13, which translates into the protein MGRMHAPGKGLSQSALPYRRSVPTWLKLTSDDVKEQIYKLAKKGLTPSQIGVILRDSHGVAQVRFVTGNKILRILKSKGLAPDLPEDLYHLIKKAVAVRKHLERNRKDKDAKFRLILIESRIHRLARYYKTKRVLPPNWKYESSTASALVA